In one window of Oncorhynchus kisutch isolate 150728-3 linkage group LG16, Okis_V2, whole genome shotgun sequence DNA:
- the LOC109878197 gene encoding beta-galactoside alpha-2,6-sialyltransferase 2-like produces the protein MTPRSSTMTPTMKQWRQLVLVAMLAWLLIFLALLSHFLDPRDVELRLPSSLTHTETRRLASIQGSPSGIRASPLEVSSSSSPANQDPSHSRQGKQEALELNQNGEVVWNDVGDQEREEKIRRESLRRRRRRRRKKRGGRDEYYLSQSKAVVQWLRRGIASAGMLAPHLQKSMRDYLHLNRHHVAYRGLRRGRQSRRDVLCELKEQARLRTLDGTEQPFSGLGWDRLVPPRPLEQLWGQGSKFKSCAVVTSAGAILNSSLGREIDSHEAVLRFNAAPTEGYENDVGNKTTIRIINSQILARPRHRFNTSSLYKGMTLVAWDPAPYSVDLLRWYGNPDYDLFTPYEERRRLHPTQPFYVLHPKFIWQLWDVIQGNTQENIQPNPPSSGFIGIVLMMSLCEEVHVYEYIPSLRQTDLCHYHEHHYDAACTLGAYHPLLFEKLLVQRMNSASQHDLKTKGKVTLSGFNAVNCGP, from the exons ATGACTCCCAGGTCCTCCACCATGACCCCAACCATGAAGCAGTGGAGGCAGCTGGTTCTGGTGGCGATGCTGGCCTGGCTCCTCATCTTCCTGGCCCTGCTCTCCCACTTCCTGGACCCCCGGGACGTGGAGCTCCGCTTGCCCTCCTCGCTCACCCACACCGAGACCCGCCGTCTGGCCTCCATCCAGGGCAGTCCATCGGGCATCAGGGCTTCTCCTCTCGAggtgtcgtcctcctcttcccccGCCAACCAGGACCCCAGCCACAGCCGACAGGGAAAACAGGAGGCCCTGGAGCTGAACCAGAATGGTGAGGTGGTCTGGAATGATGTGGGAGATCAGGAAAGGGAAGAGAAGATTAGGAGAGAGagcctgaggaggaggaggaggaggaggaggaagaagagagggggcagagacgAATACTACTTATCCCAGTCCAAGGCAGTGGTCCAGTGGCTGCGGAGGGGCATTGCCTCAGCGGGGATGCTTGCTCCACACCTGCAGAAGTCCATGAGGGACTACCTGCATCTCAACAGGCACCACGTGGCCTACAGGGGGCTGCGCAGGGGTAGGCAGAGCAGGAGGGACGTACTCTGTGAACTGAAGGAGCAGGCCAGGTTGAGGACACTGGATGGGACAGAGCAACCCTTCTCTGGCCTAGGCTGGGACAGGCTAGTGCCCCCACGACCTCTGGAGCAGCTTTGGGGCCAGGGGTCAAAGTTCAAGTCATGTGCGGTGGTGACCTCGGCCGGGGCTATCCTCAACTCTTCCTTAGGGAGAGAAATTG ATTCCCATGAGGCTGTGCTTCGCTTCAACGCTGCTCCTACAGAGGGCTATGAGAATGACGTGGGCAACAAGACCACCATCCGCATCATTAACTCTCAG ATCCTGGCCCGGCCCAGACATCGCTTCAACACCAGCTCTTTGTATAAGGGTATGACACTGGTGGCCTGGGATCCTGCACCGTACTCTGTGGACCTGCTCAGG tgGTACGGGAACCCAGACTATGACCTGTTCACCCCGTACGAGGAACGCCGGCGGCTCCACCCCACACAACCGTTCTACGTCCTCCACCCGAAGTTCATCTGGCAGCTGTGGGATGTGATCCAGGGGAACACCCAGGAGAACATCCAGCCTAACCCCCCATCCTCTGGGTTCATAG GCATCGTCCTGATGATGTCGCTGTGCGAGGAGGTCCATGTCTATGAGTACATCCCCTCTCTGCGTCAGACAGACCTGTGCCACTACCACGAGCACCACTACGACGCCGCCTGCACCCTTGGGGCGTACCATCCCCTGCTCTTTGAGAAGCTACTGGTCCAGAGGATGAACAGCGCCTCGCAACACGACCTCAAAACCAAGGGCAAGGTCACGCTCTCGGGGTTCAACGCGGTCAACTGTGGGCCCTGA